In Luteimonas sp. MC1750, the following proteins share a genomic window:
- a CDS encoding acyl-CoA dehydrogenase family protein, which produces MSTPDRLTGSRACLEARARARLRGDAALPLPGGGATLARWQALAALGADDLPLAKVLEAHHDALAILAGLGAAPANGSDLLAVWAAEGPGSTVAVDQGADRPRLTGRKSWCSGARFVDAALVTVVDGDARQLVLVGLDQPGVHVGDSGWEAVGMAAIESGPVDFDGVACLRVGAHGAYLDRPGFWHGGAGVAACWFGAAVAIAQRMAEPQRVARDPHLAAALGRVDMALAGAAALLRELSARIDAEPLLPHRREVVRLRSVVERACHEVLDAAARSLGPGPLCRDGEHAQRCADLAVFVRQSHADRDWAALGAEVAAIDAEVRWPL; this is translated from the coding sequence ATGTCCACCCCCGACCGCCTGACCGGATCCCGCGCCTGCCTGGAGGCGCGCGCGCGCGCGCGCCTGCGCGGCGACGCGGCGCTGCCGCTGCCCGGCGGCGGCGCGACCCTTGCGCGCTGGCAGGCCCTGGCCGCCCTGGGCGCGGACGACCTGCCGTTGGCCAAGGTCCTGGAGGCACACCACGACGCGCTGGCGATCCTTGCCGGACTGGGCGCGGCGCCCGCGAACGGCAGCGACCTCCTCGCGGTGTGGGCGGCGGAAGGGCCAGGATCGACGGTGGCGGTGGACCAGGGCGCGGACCGACCGCGGCTGACCGGCCGCAAGTCCTGGTGCTCGGGCGCGCGCTTCGTCGATGCGGCGCTCGTCACCGTCGTCGATGGCGATGCGCGGCAGCTGGTTCTGGTCGGGCTGGACCAGCCCGGGGTGCATGTTGGCGACTCCGGCTGGGAAGCGGTCGGCATGGCCGCGATCGAAAGCGGTCCGGTGGACTTCGACGGCGTGGCCTGCCTGCGCGTCGGCGCGCATGGCGCCTACCTGGACCGGCCGGGCTTCTGGCACGGCGGTGCCGGCGTCGCGGCATGCTGGTTCGGTGCCGCGGTCGCGATCGCGCAGCGCATGGCGGAACCGCAGCGCGTGGCGCGCGACCCGCACCTGGCCGCGGCGCTGGGGCGTGTCGACATGGCACTGGCCGGAGCCGCCGCGCTGCTGCGCGAGCTCTCGGCGCGCATCGATGCCGAACCGCTGCTGCCGCATCGCCGCGAGGTGGTGCGGCTGCGCTCGGTGGTCGAACGCGCCTGCCACGAAGTGCTCGATGCGGCGGCGCGCAGCCTTGGACCCGGACCGCTGTGCAGGGACGGCGAACATGCGCAGCGCTGCGCCGACCTCGCGGTGTTCGTGCGCCAGAGCCATGCCGACCGCGACTGGGCGGCGCTGGGCGCGGAGGTCGCCGCCATCGACGCGGAGGTACGATGGCCGCTGTAG
- a CDS encoding DUF2065 family protein, giving the protein MDDLWAALCLVAVLEGLVLFAAPGAWKRAMMQMLATPDDRLRRIGAIVLGAGMLSLWWLRQG; this is encoded by the coding sequence GTGGATGACCTGTGGGCCGCGCTGTGCCTGGTGGCCGTGCTCGAGGGCCTGGTGCTGTTCGCGGCACCCGGCGCCTGGAAGCGGGCGATGATGCAGATGCTGGCCACGCCCGACGACCGGCTGCGCCGGATCGGCGCCATCGTGCTGGGCGCGGGCATGCTGTCGCTGTGGTGGCTGCGGCAGGGCTGA
- a CDS encoding MarR family transcriptional regulator, translating into MQDPRTSALHAFRQSRAYRIGTLLRRLHLGLTVVVERRLHEAGLTLTRPQGLALLLLAEHPGASNAELARLLDVSPQTMHQTLLRLERDGLVTRRPHPCLKRVQAHDVTAHGLELMERGSVVAREAIEAAMGSLHRDEQEALVGLLERSLAGLSEP; encoded by the coding sequence ATGCAGGATCCCCGGACATCCGCGCTTCACGCGTTCAGGCAATCACGCGCCTACCGGATCGGCACCCTCCTCCGGCGCCTGCACCTGGGCCTGACGGTCGTGGTGGAGCGGCGACTGCATGAGGCCGGGCTGACCCTGACCCGGCCGCAGGGGCTGGCCCTGTTGCTGCTGGCCGAACACCCCGGCGCATCGAACGCGGAGCTGGCCCGACTGCTCGACGTGTCCCCACAGACCATGCACCAGACCCTGCTGCGGCTGGAGCGCGACGGCCTGGTCACGCGCCGGCCGCATCCATGCCTCAAGCGGGTGCAGGCCCATGACGTGACCGCCCACGGCCTGGAGCTGATGGAGCGCGGCAGCGTGGTGGCACGCGAGGCGATCGAGGCCGCGATGGGCAGCCTGCATCGGGACGAGCAGGAGGCGCTGGTCGGACTCCTGGAGCGGAGCCTGGCCGGACTGTCCGAACCTTGA
- a CDS encoding efflux RND transporter periplasmic adaptor subunit: MAFLSRPLALCGALALALALSGCGEDAPPEAVPSLTVSLASPQLREVTREVVASGAVAAWEEVSVGVELSGLRVASVAVEVGSVVAAGDVLLRIDDRTLASQLAQSDAQVREAQTNLETARRKAARIRELADSQMVALQDAEEAEAARANAQARLNTAIASRDAARVQRDFTVVRAPVGGVVSARSVQPGQVVGGGSELLRLIRDGRLEWRAELAEADLLRVDTGTPVRVESPGGSVVEGGVRTVSPALDAQSRTGTVYVDLPDPGALRAGMFAQGRLALGRAQALLVPGDAIVRRDGRAFVFTVGEDGRAHERSVELGGPHGELVEVRDGLGQGDRVVARGAGFLGDGDLVRVVDSAEAARPADAKAGPKPATGTVAK; this comes from the coding sequence ATGGCCTTCCTGTCCCGACCGCTGGCGCTGTGCGGCGCACTGGCCCTGGCCCTGGCGTTGTCCGGCTGTGGGGAAGATGCCCCGCCAGAGGCCGTGCCCAGCCTGACCGTGAGCCTGGCTTCGCCGCAGCTGCGCGAGGTCACCCGCGAGGTGGTTGCGTCCGGCGCCGTGGCGGCATGGGAAGAGGTGTCGGTGGGCGTGGAGCTTTCCGGACTGCGCGTGGCCAGCGTCGCGGTCGAGGTCGGCAGCGTCGTGGCCGCGGGTGATGTGCTGCTGCGCATCGACGACCGCACGCTCGCCTCGCAGCTGGCGCAGTCCGACGCGCAGGTGCGCGAGGCGCAGACCAATCTCGAGACCGCGCGCCGCAAGGCCGCACGCATCCGCGAACTGGCCGATTCGCAGATGGTGGCGCTGCAGGACGCGGAAGAGGCCGAGGCCGCGCGTGCAAACGCCCAGGCGCGCCTCAATACCGCGATTGCCAGCCGCGACGCCGCCCGCGTGCAGCGCGACTTCACCGTGGTGCGCGCGCCGGTCGGGGGGGTGGTTTCGGCGCGCAGCGTCCAGCCGGGGCAGGTGGTGGGCGGCGGCAGCGAACTGCTGCGCCTGATCCGCGATGGCCGCCTGGAGTGGCGCGCGGAGCTGGCCGAAGCCGACCTGCTGCGGGTCGACACCGGCACCCCGGTCCGCGTGGAGTCGCCGGGCGGCAGCGTGGTCGAAGGCGGGGTCCGTACGGTGTCGCCGGCGCTCGACGCGCAAAGCCGCACCGGCACCGTGTACGTCGATCTCCCGGATCCCGGCGCGCTGCGTGCCGGCATGTTCGCGCAGGGCCGCCTTGCCCTCGGTCGGGCGCAGGCCCTGCTGGTCCCGGGCGATGCCATCGTGCGCCGTGACGGCCGCGCCTTCGTGTTCACCGTCGGCGAGGATGGGCGCGCGCACGAGCGGTCCGTCGAGCTCGGCGGGCCGCACGGCGAACTCGTCGAGGTTCGCGACGGACTGGGACAAGGCGATCGCGTGGTGGCGCGTGGCGCCGGCTTCCTGGGAGACGGTGACCTCGTGCGCGTGGTCGACAGCGCGGAGGCGGCCCGGCCCGCGGACGCGAAGGCCGGCCCGAAGCCTGCGACCGGGACCGTCGCCAAATGA
- a CDS encoding glycosyltransferase produces the protein MIGVLVPAHDEEVLVGDCLRSILAAARAPALGGEVVEVVVALDRCTDATADICAALGVRTVAIDARCVGRARAAAAEVLLRAGARWLASTDADSQVPVDWLSGQLACRADAFCGTVRVSDWLDFATCVRAAFHAAEHHIDGHPHVHGANLGVSAGAYRAVGGFAQLAAHEDRALLQALDRGGFTVARRATPAVVTSARRDARARHGFGDYLLGLEAGAA, from the coding sequence GTGATCGGCGTGCTGGTGCCCGCGCACGACGAGGAGGTGCTGGTCGGCGACTGCCTGCGCTCGATCCTGGCCGCGGCCCGCGCCCCGGCACTGGGCGGCGAGGTGGTGGAGGTGGTGGTCGCGCTCGACCGCTGCACCGATGCCACCGCCGACATCTGCGCCGCGCTCGGAGTGCGCACGGTGGCGATCGACGCACGCTGCGTCGGACGCGCCCGCGCCGCCGCCGCCGAGGTTCTGCTGAGGGCCGGCGCGCGCTGGCTGGCTTCCACAGACGCCGACAGCCAGGTTCCCGTCGACTGGCTGTCGGGACAGCTTGCCTGCCGCGCCGACGCTTTCTGCGGCACGGTGCGCGTTTCCGATTGGCTCGACTTCGCGACCTGCGTCCGCGCGGCCTTCCATGCCGCCGAGCACCACATCGACGGGCATCCGCACGTGCATGGCGCGAACCTGGGCGTTTCGGCAGGCGCGTACCGGGCGGTGGGTGGGTTCGCGCAGCTGGCTGCGCACGAGGACCGGGCGCTGCTCCAGGCCCTGGACCGCGGCGGCTTCACCGTCGCGCGGCGGGCGACGCCGGCGGTGGTGACGAGCGCACGCCGCGACGCGCGCGCGCGGCACGGCTTCGGGGACTACCTGCTGGGGCTCGAAGCCGGCGCAGCCTGA
- the hflK gene encoding FtsH protease activity modulator HflK, translating into MAWNIPGKNNDDRGSGRDGGNNGRQNPWPPRRSSGGGRGRGPFDGLVDQLRGLFGGAGGGGHPLRWIGIALALWLAFNCFVLVGEQDRGVVLRFGKFSRVMQPGPNFKLPWPIERVTKLNTTGVRTFSNALPVLTRDENIVTVSFNVQYRISDPEMYLFGSRDADRVLEQVAQSAVREQIGRANLDSALNARGPLSAAAATSLQASLETYRTGLIVTELSLQDARPPEEVKPAFDEVNSAQQMNERLVNEARAYAARIVPEARGQAQRVRTTAEGYKTASVANASGDAQRFSLLVDEYKKAPDVTRKRLWLETVEDVLAENRTVIGGDGRQLIYVPMAGQGAGAQPLLTPDMVAPAADARESEAVVPAASSNLPRPPREGASR; encoded by the coding sequence ATGGCCTGGAACATCCCCGGCAAGAACAACGATGACCGCGGTTCGGGCCGCGACGGCGGCAACAACGGCCGCCAGAATCCGTGGCCTCCGCGCCGCAGCAGCGGCGGTGGCCGTGGCCGCGGGCCGTTCGACGGCCTGGTCGACCAGCTCCGCGGCCTGTTCGGCGGCGCCGGCGGTGGCGGCCATCCGCTGCGCTGGATCGGCATCGCACTGGCGCTGTGGCTGGCCTTCAACTGCTTCGTGCTGGTCGGCGAGCAGGATCGCGGCGTGGTGCTGCGCTTCGGCAAGTTCTCGCGGGTCATGCAGCCCGGGCCAAACTTCAAGCTGCCGTGGCCGATCGAGCGCGTCACCAAGCTCAACACCACCGGCGTGCGGACCTTCAGCAACGCGCTGCCGGTGCTGACCCGCGACGAGAACATCGTCACCGTCTCGTTCAACGTGCAGTACCGCATCAGCGACCCGGAGATGTACCTGTTCGGCTCGCGCGACGCCGACCGCGTGCTCGAGCAGGTGGCCCAGAGCGCCGTGCGCGAGCAGATCGGCCGCGCCAACCTCGACTCCGCGCTCAACGCGCGTGGCCCGCTGTCGGCGGCCGCCGCGACCTCGCTGCAGGCCTCGCTCGAGACCTACCGCACCGGCCTGATCGTCACCGAGCTGAGCCTGCAGGACGCGCGTCCGCCGGAAGAGGTCAAGCCGGCGTTCGACGAGGTCAACAGCGCCCAGCAGATGAACGAGCGCCTGGTGAACGAGGCCCGCGCCTATGCCGCGCGCATCGTCCCCGAGGCCCGCGGCCAGGCCCAGCGCGTGCGCACCACCGCCGAGGGCTACAAGACCGCGTCGGTCGCCAACGCCAGCGGTGACGCGCAGCGCTTCAGCCTGCTGGTCGACGAGTACAAGAAGGCCCCCGACGTCACCCGCAAGCGCCTGTGGCTGGAAACCGTCGAGGACGTGCTGGCCGAGAACCGCACCGTGATCGGCGGCGACGGTCGCCAGCTGATCTACGTGCCGATGGCCGGCCAGGGCGCCGGCGCGCAGCCGCTGCTGACCCCCGACATGGTCGCGCCCGCGGCTGACGCCCGCGAGTCCGAGGCCGTCGTGCCCGCCGCCTCCAGCAACCTGCCGCGCCCGCCGCGCGAGGGAGCCTCCCGCTAA
- a CDS encoding adenylosuccinate synthase: protein MGQSVVVLGAQWGDEGKGKIVDLLTQDIGGVVRFQGGHNAGHTLVIGGKKTVLHLIPSGILREDALCLIGNGVVLSPAALMKEIAELEEAGVEVRSRLRISPATPLIMPYHIALDQARERAAGGKAIGTTGRGIGPAYEDKVARRGIRVADLHYPKQLEELLRTALDYHNFVLTRYLGADAVDFQQTYDDALAFGDYVEPMKSDVAGILHDLRKQGKKVLFEGAQGSLLDIDHGTYPYVTSSNTTVGGALAGTGVGADAIDYVLGICKAYATRVGGGPFPTELEDDVGQRLRDRGQEYGATTGRPRRCGWIDIVALKRAVAINGINGLCITKLDVLDGFDTLKMCIGYQYRGKRTEYAPLDAQGWAECEPVYLEFPGWTEDTHGITEWEKLPPAARAYLRALEELAGCPLSIVSTGPDREHTMVLQDPFA, encoded by the coding sequence ATGGGCCAGTCGGTGGTGGTGCTGGGCGCCCAGTGGGGCGACGAAGGCAAGGGCAAGATCGTCGACCTGCTGACGCAGGACATCGGTGGCGTGGTGCGGTTCCAGGGCGGCCACAACGCCGGCCACACGCTCGTGATCGGCGGCAAGAAGACGGTGCTGCACCTGATCCCGTCCGGCATCCTGCGCGAGGACGCGCTGTGCCTGATCGGCAACGGCGTGGTGCTGTCGCCCGCGGCGCTGATGAAGGAGATCGCCGAGCTGGAAGAGGCCGGTGTCGAAGTGCGCTCGCGGCTCAGGATCAGCCCGGCGACGCCGCTGATCATGCCGTACCACATCGCGCTGGACCAGGCGCGCGAACGCGCCGCCGGCGGCAAGGCCATCGGCACCACCGGCCGCGGCATCGGCCCGGCCTACGAGGACAAGGTGGCCCGCCGCGGCATCCGCGTGGCGGACCTGCACTACCCGAAGCAGCTGGAAGAGCTGCTGCGCACCGCGCTCGACTACCACAATTTCGTGCTGACCCGGTACCTGGGCGCCGACGCCGTCGACTTCCAGCAGACCTATGACGATGCCCTGGCCTTCGGCGACTACGTCGAGCCGATGAAGTCCGACGTCGCCGGCATCCTCCACGACCTGCGCAAGCAGGGGAAGAAGGTGCTGTTCGAAGGCGCGCAGGGCTCGCTGCTCGACATCGACCATGGCACCTATCCCTACGTCACCAGCTCCAACACCACGGTCGGCGGCGCGCTGGCGGGCACCGGCGTGGGCGCGGACGCGATCGATTACGTGCTGGGCATCTGCAAGGCCTACGCCACGCGCGTGGGCGGCGGTCCGTTCCCGACCGAGCTCGAGGACGACGTCGGCCAGCGCCTGCGCGACCGCGGCCAGGAATACGGCGCCACCACCGGCCGCCCGCGCCGCTGCGGCTGGATCGACATCGTCGCGCTCAAGCGCGCGGTGGCGATCAACGGCATCAACGGCCTGTGCATCACCAAGCTCGACGTGCTGGACGGCTTCGACACGCTGAAGATGTGCATCGGCTACCAGTACCGCGGCAAGCGCACCGAGTACGCGCCGCTGGACGCCCAGGGCTGGGCCGAGTGCGAGCCGGTGTACCTGGAGTTCCCGGGCTGGACCGAAGACACCCACGGCATCACCGAGTGGGAGAAGCTGCCGCCGGCGGCACGTGCCTACCTGCGCGCGCTGGAGGAGCTGGCGGGCTGCCCGCTGTCGATCGTCAGCACCGGGCCGGACCGCGAGCACACGATGGTGCTGCAGGACCCGTTCGCCTGA
- a CDS encoding YgjP-like metallopeptidase domain-containing protein has translation MAALKYLAGYPLEVQARVQELIDRDRLGTLLAAKYGDRHAVRNDSQLYGYVQDLKDRHLRMSAPLGKVLYDSTLQVVKHALGTHTTISRVQGGRLRASREIRIASVFRDAPAEFLKMIAVHELAHMKEAAHDKAFYRLCVHMEPDYHQLEFDTRLYLTQLDLVRRAGG, from the coding sequence ATGGCAGCACTGAAGTATCTCGCCGGCTATCCGCTCGAGGTCCAGGCGCGGGTGCAGGAGCTCATCGACCGGGATCGACTAGGCACCCTGCTGGCCGCGAAGTACGGCGACCGCCACGCGGTACGCAACGACAGCCAGCTCTACGGCTACGTCCAGGACCTGAAGGACCGCCACCTGCGCATGTCCGCGCCGCTGGGCAAGGTGCTTTACGACAGCACGCTGCAGGTGGTGAAGCACGCGCTGGGCACGCACACCACCATCTCGCGCGTGCAGGGCGGCAGGCTCAGGGCCAGCCGCGAGATCCGCATCGCCAGCGTGTTCCGCGACGCGCCCGCGGAGTTCCTGAAGATGATCGCGGTGCATGAACTCGCGCACATGAAAGAGGCCGCGCACGACAAGGCGTTCTACCGGCTGTGCGTGCACATGGAGCCGGACTATCACCAGCTGGAGTTCGATACGCGCCTGTACCTGACGCAGCTGGACCTGGTGCGCCGGGCCGGGGGCTGA
- a CDS encoding PIG-L family deacetylase: MAAVAPPRIHGEGRPEAAWRAAPWLAALPLKSPREVLDGCRRLVLLSPHPDDETLACGGLMRAARGAAVDVHLVAVTDGEACYPGSAEWPVERLREVRPREVEQALAVLGLRARIQRLGIPDGGIGAHRRVLEAALRRLLHPGDLVLAPWEHDGHPDHDAVGHAALAAARSPGIRLLRYPVWAWHWLEPDTDEPPFTAFRLPLDPDTAACKRRAIARFASQTETGEAGGAILPPHVLERFRRPFEVYLP; the protein is encoded by the coding sequence ATGGCCGCTGTAGCGCCGCCGCGGATCCATGGCGAGGGCCGGCCCGAGGCGGCCTGGCGCGCGGCGCCGTGGCTTGCCGCGCTGCCCCTCAAGTCGCCGCGCGAGGTGCTGGACGGCTGCCGGCGACTGGTCCTGCTTTCGCCGCACCCGGACGACGAAACCCTGGCCTGCGGCGGCCTGATGCGCGCCGCGCGCGGTGCGGCCGTCGACGTCCACCTGGTGGCGGTGACCGACGGGGAGGCCTGCTACCCCGGCAGCGCGGAGTGGCCCGTCGAGCGCCTGCGCGAGGTGCGCCCGCGCGAGGTCGAGCAGGCGTTGGCGGTCCTGGGGCTGCGGGCCCGGATCCAGCGCCTGGGGATTCCGGACGGCGGGATCGGCGCGCACCGCCGCGTGCTCGAGGCTGCGCTGCGGCGCCTGCTGCACCCGGGCGACCTCGTGCTTGCGCCGTGGGAGCACGATGGCCATCCCGACCACGACGCGGTGGGGCATGCGGCGCTTGCGGCGGCGAGGTCGCCCGGCATCCGCCTGCTGCGCTATCCGGTATGGGCCTGGCACTGGCTGGAGCCGGATACCGACGAACCCCCGTTCACCGCCTTCCGGCTGCCGCTGGACCCGGACACCGCGGCGTGCAAGCGACGTGCGATCGCCCGTTTCGCCTCGCAGACCGAAACGGGCGAGGCGGGCGGGGCGATCCTTCCGCCGCACGTGCTGGAGCGCTTCCGCCGCCCGTTCGAGGTCTACCTGCCATGA
- a CDS encoding SAM-dependent methyltransferase, translating into MTRAQDIDQVWREGDDPYGYRTRWYEARKRALLLAVLPRPTFGRAWEIGCANGELTRGLAPRCASLLGTDMHPRAVAAARRRCAGVGNVDIQRMEQPAAWPVGRFDLIIVGEMGYYLDPGELAPFARQVGERLAPGAMLAACHWLAEFDARRSGTAEVHAQLAAIRGLDCIAHYRDADFVLDCWSSDRVSVAQREGLR; encoded by the coding sequence ATGACCCGCGCGCAGGACATCGACCAGGTGTGGCGGGAGGGCGACGATCCCTACGGCTACCGGACGCGCTGGTACGAGGCGCGCAAACGCGCATTGCTGCTCGCCGTACTGCCGCGCCCGACGTTCGGCCGCGCCTGGGAAATCGGCTGCGCCAATGGCGAACTGACCCGCGGACTCGCCCCTCGTTGCGCGTCCCTGCTGGGCACCGACATGCATCCGCGCGCGGTCGCCGCTGCGCGCCGGCGCTGCGCGGGCGTCGGCAACGTCGACATCCAGCGGATGGAGCAGCCGGCCGCGTGGCCGGTCGGCCGGTTCGACCTGATCATCGTCGGCGAGATGGGCTACTACCTCGACCCGGGGGAGCTGGCGCCGTTCGCCCGACAGGTCGGCGAGCGTCTCGCGCCCGGGGCGATGCTGGCGGCCTGCCACTGGCTGGCGGAGTTCGACGCCCGCCGCAGCGGCACGGCCGAGGTGCATGCGCAGCTGGCGGCGATCCGGGGGCTCGACTGCATCGCGCACTACCGGGACGCCGACTTCGTCCTTGACTGCTGGAGCAGCGACCGCGTGTCGGTAGCGCAGCGCGAGGGCTTGCGGTGA
- the hflC gene encoding protease modulator HflC, with amino-acid sequence MKPQLIIPVILVVLLGLLGSMFVVREGQVGLVLNLGRVARTDLGPGLHFKIPLVESARVFDRRFTANEFPPERSLTSERKDVSVDFVAIGFIVDAADFYRATGGNEELVTARLAPIIKESLRNEINSQTLTELVSGNRAELIDRQLPGINEGAKTLGMQVVDIRFKQIDLPTDSDVISQVYDRMRAERRQVAAALRAEGEEQARIVRAEADREQTVLLAEAERDAQVLRGEGDAEAARIYAEAANRDPAFFAFQRSLNAYRRSFASGDAVVVLERNDPFLQYLRSDR; translated from the coding sequence ATGAAGCCGCAACTGATCATCCCCGTCATCCTGGTCGTGCTGCTGGGTCTCCTGGGCTCGATGTTCGTGGTCCGCGAAGGCCAAGTCGGCCTGGTGCTGAACCTGGGCCGCGTCGCGCGCACCGACCTCGGCCCCGGCCTGCACTTCAAGATCCCGCTGGTGGAAAGCGCGCGGGTCTTCGACCGCCGCTTCACCGCCAACGAGTTCCCGCCCGAGCGTTCGCTGACTTCCGAGCGCAAGGACGTGAGCGTGGACTTCGTCGCCATCGGCTTCATCGTCGACGCCGCGGACTTCTACCGCGCCACCGGCGGCAACGAGGAGCTGGTGACCGCGCGCCTGGCGCCGATCATCAAGGAATCGCTGCGCAACGAGATCAACTCGCAGACCCTGACCGAGCTGGTCTCGGGCAACCGCGCCGAGCTGATCGACCGCCAGCTGCCGGGCATCAACGAGGGCGCCAAGACGCTGGGCATGCAGGTGGTCGACATCCGCTTCAAGCAGATCGACCTGCCCACCGACAGCGACGTGATCAGCCAGGTCTACGACCGCATGCGCGCCGAGCGCCGCCAGGTGGCCGCCGCGCTGCGCGCCGAGGGCGAGGAGCAGGCGCGGATCGTGCGCGCCGAGGCCGACCGCGAGCAGACCGTGCTGCTGGCCGAGGCCGAGCGCGACGCCCAGGTGCTGCGAGGCGAGGGCGACGCCGAGGCCGCGCGCATCTACGCCGAGGCCGCGAACCGCGATCCCGCCTTCTTCGCCTTCCAGCGCAGCCTGAACGCGTACCGCCGTTCGTTCGCGTCCGGCGACGCCGTGGTGGTGCTGGAGCGCAACGACCCGTTCCTGCAGTACCTGCGCAGCGACCGCTGA
- a CDS encoding MFS transporter yields MSQAGISFHHPVAFWFGCALILAGVLSHGPMFLMGQHTDWHMVGMPMTTGMWIGMAIIPVGLALSAYGMLPRTPAGVQPGTGAPLDFHVADGVALNRAHWTLVTVLVITLAIDVMKPATLGFVMPGMRAEYGMDTAGASVLALFALTGTTVGSVVWGRVADRFGRRSAILLSALMFIGTAICGAMPSFGWNLAMCFLMGASAGGLLPITFTLMAETVPALHRGWLLVALGGIGTSGGYLLAAGAAAVLEPMFSWRVLWLLGLPTGALIIVLNRFIPESPRFLASMGMQGQAHALLARFAGPGGRVEKDDATHPAPPVIDESHPVSGVRDLVRGRHAPVSWSLLVAGSAWGLVNFGFLLWLPTNLTELGVDAAAASALLARSAVYALPGIALVIWLYYRWSSFRSLVLFLGLTAASLLAFAAMDLAGVRSSALTTAAIAALLVSVSGVIAMLIPYAAEIYPLRLRGTGSGVIAASSKFGGILGAGLGVLGFFDHFALSAALLALPMAASAIMLGRSGVETRAQGLEEIQGRFT; encoded by the coding sequence ATGAGTCAAGCAGGAATCTCGTTCCACCATCCCGTCGCCTTCTGGTTCGGCTGTGCCCTGATCCTGGCGGGCGTGCTCTCGCACGGGCCGATGTTCCTGATGGGCCAGCACACGGACTGGCACATGGTCGGCATGCCGATGACCACCGGAATGTGGATCGGCATGGCGATCATTCCGGTCGGGCTGGCGCTCTCCGCCTACGGGATGCTGCCGCGGACCCCGGCAGGCGTGCAGCCGGGCACCGGCGCGCCGCTCGACTTCCATGTCGCCGACGGGGTCGCGCTCAATCGCGCGCACTGGACGCTGGTGACGGTGCTGGTGATCACGCTCGCGATCGACGTGATGAAGCCCGCCACCCTGGGCTTCGTGATGCCGGGGATGCGCGCCGAATACGGCATGGACACCGCGGGCGCCAGCGTGCTGGCCCTGTTCGCACTGACCGGCACCACGGTGGGCTCGGTGGTGTGGGGACGGGTTGCCGACCGCTTCGGTCGACGCTCGGCCATCCTGCTGTCGGCGCTGATGTTCATCGGCACCGCCATCTGCGGGGCCATGCCCTCGTTCGGCTGGAACCTGGCGATGTGCTTCCTGATGGGCGCGTCCGCTGGCGGCCTGCTGCCGATCACCTTCACCCTGATGGCGGAAACCGTGCCGGCGCTGCACCGGGGCTGGCTGCTCGTGGCGCTCGGCGGCATCGGCACGTCCGGCGGATACCTGCTGGCGGCGGGCGCCGCCGCGGTGCTGGAGCCGATGTTCAGCTGGCGCGTGCTGTGGCTGCTCGGCCTGCCGACCGGCGCGTTGATCATCGTGCTCAACCGGTTCATTCCGGAATCGCCGCGCTTTCTTGCCAGCATGGGCATGCAGGGCCAGGCACATGCGCTGCTGGCGCGCTTTGCCGGCCCGGGAGGGCGGGTCGAGAAGGATGACGCCACGCACCCGGCACCGCCGGTCATCGACGAAAGCCACCCCGTTTCCGGCGTCCGTGATCTCGTGCGCGGCCGTCATGCACCGGTTTCGTGGAGCCTGCTGGTCGCGGGCAGCGCCTGGGGCCTGGTGAACTTCGGCTTCCTGCTGTGGCTGCCGACCAACCTGACCGAACTCGGCGTCGACGCGGCCGCCGCGAGCGCCTTGCTTGCCAGGTCGGCGGTCTATGCATTGCCCGGCATCGCGCTGGTGATCTGGCTCTATTACCGCTGGAGCAGCTTCAGGTCGCTGGTGCTCTTCCTGGGCCTGACGGCGGCATCCCTGCTGGCGTTCGCCGCGATGGATCTCGCAGGCGTGCGCTCGTCCGCGCTGACGACGGCGGCGATCGCCGCGCTCCTCGTCAGCGTCAGCGGCGTGATCGCCATGCTGATCCCGTACGCGGCCGAGATCTATCCATTGCGCCTGCGCGGCACGGGCTCGGGCGTCATCGCCGCGAGCTCCAAGTTCGGCGGGATCCTGGGGGCGGGCCTGGGCGTGCTCGGGTTCTTCGACCACTTCGCGCTGTCGGCCGCCCTGCTCGCGCTGCCCATGGCCGCGTCGGCGATCATGCTGGGGCGCAGCGGCGTGGAAACGCGGGCGCAGGGCCTCGAGGAAATCCAGGGCCGGTTCACCTGA